The genomic DNA tttttattttatatatatataggagcACGAATCAGAAGGAGGAAGAACACCGCTAATGAAAGCATGCAGAGCTGGTCACCTCTGTACAGTTCAGTTTCTTATATCAAAGCGTGCAGATGTTAATAGACAAACAACGAATAATGATCATACTCCTCTTTCACTAGCATGTGCTGGTGGGCATTTGGCAGTTGTAGAATTGTTACTTGCACAGTCTGCTAATCCATTTCATAAATTGAAGGTATGTACTATGTAATATGCAAAGCTCAGGAGTTTAAAACATAGAgacaaaaagaattctttgttTATTCTATTTGATCTTGATTCGTCACTTGATTCGTCATATTGCTCATATTACTctattttcctattttccatttcaatgcattctgtttttattattcatcaaattaatgtttttctcAATAGGGAAAATACATATGatgaagattattttaagcaagagaagattattattccaattaattacatacacatttttttaaaactcttGAGCTCAGcacaataatttctattaaattcttttaatatcactatgataaaattttgaattttgttgtAGGATAATTCTACAATGTTAATAGAAGCTGCAAAAGGTGGACATACTAGTGTAGTTCAACTCTTGTTGGATTATCCTCACAGTATTATGATGAGTACACCGCATAATGCAACACCTACACCTATGTTGCTTccccaacaacaacaacaacaacaacagcagcagcagcaacagcaacaacaacaacaacaacaacaacaacaacaatcacATCcacagcagcaacagcatATTACGCACCAACAACATGTGCCCCATCAACAACATGCATCTACCCAACCCCAATCGCatcaacaacagcaacaacatgCTGCAGATCAATCACAAACACAAAATCTTCAACCTAAACATAATAcacaaaaatcattattaagaaaaaatcgatCTGTAACAATGATGCCAGATATGAGTCTTACTTCTGCAGAGGCGCAACAAGTTCGTTCTCAACCCGCAGGAGAATCAATTGTAACAACTAAAGATGATACCAATATTCTGGATAAAGGCAGTGGAGGATTTACTAATCTTTCAGAACCTAACATTAGTCTTAGCCCTGCTCCTGCGCCAACACCAGGATTGAATGTCTCAGAAAGTCGAAAAAATACTCGACAAGAACAGATTCTCCATAAACaacaaattttcgaagaattacaagtaagtattaattatttgaaacacaTCATCAAAAACTTActattaatcattttcttcaatatttttgaaataatatttttataaatatttgtagagGGTAGAAAGAGAACTTCAAATTAAGGGTCCAGGACATTGGTTTTGTAGTGCAAAAAATCCTGTTGTAacgcagcagcaacaacagcaacaggAAGATTCTAATGAACCAGATACATTGTCATCaggtatatattgaaatttcttttctaatttttattttttttttaatttaatttataatttctattaaatattttaaataatgaacgcTGATTTTGGTTCAAAGGTTTAGTTTGCAGTACAAGTGGCATGTCCGGAAATTCATTAACTCATCAAGGCACTAGCCAGGCTATGTCATTGTATAATGCATTTCTTAGAGGAAAACGAATTGCACAAGAAGCTCAGTTATCTTTAGCTCCAACCATATCGGAAACTTTTCCTACGACAAATACTTTTCCTACTtctcctcccctttctcttGCGACAATACCTATTACGTCGTCTGTTCCATCAGTTACTTCAAATACATCTTCAGCAACTACACCGAGTCCTCCAAGCATATCCACGCCTCCTACTGTTATGTCAGTTTCTCAACCTATTACCACAAGTAGCGATGTTAGCCAGAGTACTGCTATAAGTGATCGCCCGAAAGCAAAGCCTGTCTCTAAAAAAGAAGGCAAGAACATTCGGAAAGCTTCATCTAGTGTAATGGCTGGAAAAttgcaacagcagcagcaacaacaacagcaacagcaacaacaggCTAATTTGATGGCTGGTCTTCAGCAACAATATCAGCAAAAACAACGACAACATACTTATCAAGTTCAACAGGTACATCAGCTGCAACAACTTAATCAGCAATTGCAATTACAGTTGGATCAAGTACAggtttgttcttttttattttattttttattctattttttttcttttttatttttattttcatttatttatttatttgaattttcatttctgttCTAACATATTGACATTAATGCATTCatcaaattgatatattgacATCTGATTAGGTACAGCAACAGCAAACGCAACCGCAACAACAACAAGGTCAACCACAACAGCAGCAATCTCAACAACAGCAATCGCAATCACAGCAACAAACTGGAGTAGTAACTGCTAATGGGAATAATATACTTATGCCCACTCAATTAATGTCACATCTTCATCCTACACATACTCATCATCTTCATGATCAGGTAATCACTGGTTATTTCTTATCTGAtaatgtgtgtatatacatacacatgcttataaatatgtatgcatatgtatataaaaattacgcgCAGCAAACAACTCAACAAAATCTAACGGAGCAGGCTGATCCTGAATTAGCAAGATTACATCGAGATGGAGCTTGTCCCTTTGTTGCTGCTGCTCAAAAGGCAAAGGCTCTCTGTACAAGTGAAagtgttataaaattagaagatgGCACACATATTCCTCTGGATGatgcttttgaaatttttcgatctatTAGCTTTGACGATACTGTTGatggtaaatatttaaaaaagattttattctatttcttttctcaatttttcatatatcaaactgtatatattacttttattaagtAGCGACAGAAGATCAAGAAAAACTTGAACTGAAAAGATTAGAAGTGACAAATGGTAAGGATTCTCAGCAACcgcaacaacagcagcaacagcaacaacaacagcaacaacattTGCAAACCACACAAATAGTTCAACAAACAACCAGTCCTTATACTTCTCAAGAATATTTTACCAATCCTGTGCTACCAACTTTGCCTTCACTTCAAGTAACTAGTGCTGGTGTTCAGATACAAGCTGATATATCAGCAGATTTACAGTTAACTGGTACGCAACCTCTACAGAACCAACCTTATAAAGACGCATTAAAAGATTATCAAGATGGATATCTTGCTGGTCTTCGATGCCATTTTCAATCGCAGTTATTAGCATCTCAGATAAGTaagacacacacacatatgtatatatatatatatatacacatatataatttcaaaaatatgtaaaaatatgaaatcttaatatttatttgtggtTAGCATTTCCCACACAAGCTTTACCGGCTGTAAGTGAAGCAAGAGGAATAATAGATAGTATATCCTATCAAACAAATGGTTATACTCAATCAACAGCTTGCAGTACTAATCAAGTTCAAGTGGCTACTCAAACTCAAGCACCAGCAACCACAACAGCTGCTACTATTGTTTCTTCAGATAAGAAGCAAGTTTATACAGCACCTACAACCggtaaaggaaagaaaggaaaatatccACTTTTATCTCAACAACCTTCTTGTCAACAACAACAAACTGCCAATACCCAACAGCAGACTCCTAATTTCCCCAGCCAAAATTATCAATTGGATCCAACAACAGGTataagatttttcttattatattcaattatatgaatttataaatataaataaaaagaaaaaaatatattatctttaataatataaatattttaaggatgaaaattatcgagttcttaataaaattttattatttagtcgCTGGTCAGTACACAACAGGTGTTCCTACAGTTGGTAGTTATGCTACTAGTCAAGTACCACCTGCACCATTTTCTTGTATGGATGTGGATTCCGAAACAGATAGTAATCATGATACAGCTTTGACTTTAGCATGTGCTGGTGGTCATGAAGAACTTGTTGAACTTTTATTAAGCCGTGGTGCAGATATAGGTATAggaataacattataatatatatgttgtaaataaaatataaagtaaattttaaaaaacaaatttttttcataaatttttataaatttatgtctCACATTTTACAGAACACAGAGATAAAAAGGGATTTACTCCACTTATTTTGGCAGCAACAGCAGGACATCAAAAAGTGGTAGAAATTCTTTTGAATCATGGAGCTGATATAGAAGCTCAATCTGAACGTACTAAGGATACACCTCTGTCTCTTGCCTGTAGTGGTGGTAGATACGAAGTGGTAGAGCTTCTACTTAATCGGGGTGCTAATAAAGAGCATCGTAATGTTTCTGATTACACACCCTTGAGTCTTGCAGCATCCGGTGgttatgttaatataataaagcttCTCCTTAGTCATGGTGCTGAAATTAATTCCCGAACTGGTTCAAAATTAGGTATTTCTCCACTCATGCTTGCTGCTATGAATGGTCATGTTGGTatgttcattataaaataatatattataaaataaagtgttattatgtttaaaaaaaaaatataaacattattgtgttaagaattaaatatatttataatatttattgcagcggcggtgaaattattattagatatggGCAGTGATATAAATGCTCAAATTGAAACTAATCGTAATACAGCACTAACATTGGCGTGTTTCCAAGGAAGACATGAAGTTGTTAGTCTTCTCCTTGATCGAAAAGCTAACGTAGAACATCGAGCTAAGGtataaacaaatatgtatGTGTGCGCATATACtgttttatctcttttcttatttctttatatatatatatatatatatatatatataaagaagaatagaagatatatatatatatatattaaaaaaaaaagatgaaaaaaaaataagaaaagaaataaaacactATACgcgcacacatatatatttgtttataaatatatttaaatataaaatatgtaaaaataaacacaCAGATGggtttctataatatatgttatattgaaatataaaaattttaaaagtagcatgaaatataaaaaactatattattttattcttcattttcttcaaaatattttaatttatgaaaattattaatattttgttattatgaaaaaaatttaatataattttaaatcataaatatatatcataaatatattgaaatatatttacataatttaaaatatatacattacatatatagagcatttttatataatgtgcatattttatataatgtagattttattaaaattttagaccGGCTTAACACCATTGATGGAAGCAGCTAGTGGAGGATATGTAGAAGTTGGACGAGTTTTATTAACTAAAGGAGCTGATGTTAATGCTACTCCTGTTCCATCATCTCGCGATACTGCTCTCACCATTGCTGCTGATAAAGGACACTGCCGTtttgtagaattattattgtcaaggtaatatttgtttgttattttattttttgatattgtttctatatttgtaattttaactcATTTTTTTGAATCTCATAGAGGAACGCAAGTCgaagtaaaaaataagaagggaAATAGTCCATTATGGTTAGCGGCAAATGGTGGGCATTTAAATGTTGTTGATTTATTGTACCATGCTGGAGCAGATATCGATTCACAAGACAATCGAAAggtatatgaaaatttgaatatatatttatatgatatatatttatagcatatggattttatatatatatatatatatatatatatatatatatatataacatataaatatataggatGTCAAAAATATGGAAACATTAATTAGAGATTGCTGAagtaatttcaaacaatatttttttttgcaaaaactttttttGTTAGCGTCTTTGTTAACgagtgattaataaaaaatactaatcaAGTAACTTAatcaagtattatatatatatatatatatatatattttactttattaatttgtaggTTTCTTGTTTGATGGCCGCTTTTCGTAAAGGACACATTAAAGTTGTTAAATGGATGGTAAATCATGTTACTCAATTTCCAAGTGACCAAGAAATGACAAGGTATATAGCTACCGTCAGTGACAAGGAGCTCTTAGAAAAATGTCAAGAATGTGTGAAAGTTATTCGAGCAGCAAAAGAAACTCAAGCAgcaaaagcaaataaaaatgcaacaattttattagaagaacTTGATATGGagaaaacgagagaagaatcgaaaaaagcAGCAGCTGCTCGTAGACGagagcgaaagaaaaaaaagaaacttgaaaaaaaagaagaaaaacgaaaattacatgaagaatacaagaaaaatgaaacaaattatgaagataaggaagaaaatggaaagaaatctGGAGACGAAGAATGCGATAGAGCGGATGATAGTGAACACGAAACTGGAGATAGTTGTGAAAGAATGGACAGTATGCCATCACCAGTTAATAGAAGTCCAGAGGATCCTTACAGAGAGGAAGGCGATAGTGGAATCGATGCAAATAGTCAAGGCAGTTGCAGTAGTAATGATGTCAAAGctagagagaaaaagaaagaaaagaagaaaaagaaaactaataattctactaataatgaaaaagatacaTCTCCTCAAAGATCTCCAAAGTCTGTTGTTACACAAAGCACTACTTTATCACAAAATTCTATTACCCCTACTAAATCTCAAAATAATGCGTCCGAAAAGTAAGTTTGGaaaaatgatgatataaaaaacaatatttattgtaaattgaatacatatataaattgttttaatactttttaatttgtcgtatgtttttattttttcagaagaattataaataatgcatcTAATACAGTATCTGTATCCGCGACTTCTATTACAATGAGTTCTAGGTCTTCTACTGTAAATTGTAATGAACGAAAATTGAAAGGTCAACTAGTGTTTGAATCGTCGAGACACCCTGCCGATAGAGAAGACTTCGAAGCAACTGGTAATGAAACATATGTGCCTGGTAAAGGCAAGAAATcctataataatcaatatgatGGCGATGCATTAAATACTTCTACAAAGACAAATAATACAACCAGTCCTAAGCAGGGTGGTAAACGCGAAGAAGGTTGGAAAGAAGTTGTACGAAAGtaagaaatgttatttaaattattaatttattatttttataacttattatattatatatagagatataattattaaaaatttttttaataattataattttttaataatttataattataaaaatttaaaacaatttttgaaatagggGACAATCTGATGATTCTGGAAGATTTATGAATTCACCATTCCGTTCAAAGAAAGTATCTGTTCCACCAAATGCTATTAGTCGAGTTATTGGAAGAGGCGGAAGTAATATAAATGCTATTAGAGGTGCAACGGGAGCGCATATTGAAGTTGAAAAACAAAGCAAATGTCAGGGTGAACGAATTATTACCATtaagtatgtatattttattaataatttttgttagatatattaaaataatatatgatttatttaatttttacttttataacttttagaGGATCATCTGATGCAACAAAACAAGCTCACACATTAATAGCTGCTCTCATTAAGGACCCAGATGTTGACATACTACAAATGCttccaaaatcaaaattggCAGTTGTTACAACTTCTTCTTGGGATAAAACAATATCTACTGTAGCTGTAAgatcaatcaaattattatatcaaattattatataaatatttgaaaaatttatatattatagcaaaatttgaaagattagaAAATAGTCGATTCGTATCCTAAtttgttacatatattttaattttagtcgAGTAAAGCAAAGTTGGGTCCTATAAATAAACCTCTAAGTCTAACGTCTAGTTCCAGTAGCacgcaaattaataaatctaattatacaTCTGGAGTGTCTACCGTTAATCAATTGATTCCACTTCGATCATCATCTACTATTAAACTTGCTGGAGCATTTCCAACACCTTTGCCACGTGCGACGGCACCTAGACTCGTAGCTGCAggtaataacaaatttttttttttataataataataatcaatttaatatacataaaaaaactgcagataatcgtaataaaaataatattcaattaattaatagatattcgattaatatattgttctatatatatatatatatctgttgtAGCTGAAAAACGAGCCCAAGCTGTAGCAGCTCAAATGGCTTCGTCATCAAATACAAAGACGACAATGTCATATACGAGTGCAATTATGACTGCTGGGCGAGCAACTAAAATTGTAACGACAAGTACTACACAAACATTTGCAGCGAAATTATCTGAAATCACTGCCTCAACGCATACATCTACTACCGTCATGCAATCCACTCATACTACggtaaacaaacaaaaatcgtTGCAAGCAAATACAGTGACTGTTGTATCAGCTACAGCCGCGGCAATGGCTCAGACTTCATCTCAACAGTCTGCAGTCAATACATCGCCAAAACACTGCCGACCACTGCCTACTTTGTCTGCTCCACCAACTATGGTTTCTCATTACTCTGGAAAATCTACTTATTCTCCTGGCTCAAATGCGGCGGTTTCGCCAGCAACAAGCACTGTGGTTGCATACTGTTCGGAAAGTACTGTCACTTCAACTTGTTCAAACTCGTCAATACGAGTTAGTCCGTCGCCCCCGATATCATCACAGTGTCAACAGCAATtacagcagcaacagcagcagcagcaacaacaacaacaacagcagcagcagcaacagcagcagcaacaacaacagcagcagcagcagcagcaacaacagcagcagcagcaacaagcACGTAGTTCGCCACCAATTGCCTCAACAATTCAagagcaacagcaacaacaacaacaacaacaacagacGAATAATACACCTcttgaatattcattatttaatgatacttTTACTAAAGTTACGCAACAATCAATGTGGGGCGGCCGAGAAAATGAATCTCAAAAGGGTATGAATTTTGCAACTGTAGCTGGAGGTGGTGGAGTGTCCGTAAATATCTCGGGTTCATCTTCATCTAAGTTTATTGACAACGTACCCCCTCAGGTTAGCTGTTAGTtatactttcattttttattttttttttcttgctcttttaataatcataattgtaaaataaatattttataatttttagcaaatattttaataatttttttttttactatttatataggTAGATGCTTCAAAAGCTCCTGGATATCGAGGAACAACAATGTGTTCTCCCGTTTCAAGTAAATCAAACAATACAACTAACACGAATGTGACTAGTATAGGAAGTGGTGGCGTATCATCAAATACAGGCCATAATCCTATTCAACCACCGCAATTTCAGTCATCCGGAAATTACAGTGAACATCCTCTTTCAAATAAACCACCTGGTAGTTTGGCAGTAGCACGACCGGTGATTCCTcaacaaaatatagaaatggGAGCAGCTATGGGAGCACAATTTAGTAGGCCAGTATTTCAAGGAGAATTAACGGGAACTCGTAATACAACAACTCATCAGCCGCACGTGATAGCCTCTACGTCACAACCAACGTTGGACGTAGGTTTG from Apis mellifera strain DH4 linkage group LG4, Amel_HAv3.1, whole genome shotgun sequence includes the following:
- the LOC409983 gene encoding ankyrin repeat domain-containing protein 17 isoform X5, with amino-acid sequence MQNVAQGTTSDSQKHEKSASVHHDIGKTSSTPQSSNSSPTKSETETFSELQPRFMADSSESEEDSVSEVECFAIDQVELDEGHHLESSKLLLTSEDPERSVDPETQARLESLLEVAGIGKLSSGDGKHLPDHEVLRRITSSVSCALDEAAAALTRMRSDNPRTQNEKRSLVEACTDGDVGTVKKLLTEGRSVHETTEEGESLLSLACSAGYYELAQVLLAMSANVEDRGIKGDCTPLMEAASAGHVDVVSLLIAHGADVNAQSTSGNTPLMYGCAGGHEEVVRVLLEAGANVEDHNENGHTPLMEAASAGHVPVAKILLEHGAGINTHSNEFKESALTLACYKGHLEMVRFLLEAGADQEHKTDEMHTALMEASMDGHVEVARLLLDSGAQVNMPTDSFESPLTLAACGGHVDLAMLLIERGANIEEVNDEGYTPLMEAAREGHEEMVALLLSQGANINAQTEETQETALTLACCGGFLEVADFLIKAGADIELGASTPLMEAAQEGHLELVRYLLESAADVHAQTQTGDTALTYACENGHTDVADLLLQFGADLEHESEGGRTPLMKACRAGHLCTVQFLISKRADVNRQTTNNDHTPLSLACAGGHLAVVELLLAQSANPFHKLKDNSTMLIEAAKGGHTSVVQLLLDYPHSIMMSTPHNATPTPMLLPQQQQQQQQQQQQQQQQQQQQQQQQSHPQQQQHITHQQHVPHQQHASTQPQSHQQQQQHAADQSQTQNLQPKHNTQKSLLRKNRSVTMMPDMSLTSAEAQQVRSQPAGESIVTTKDDTNILDKGSGGFTNLSEPNISLSPAPAPTPGLNVSESRKNTRQEQILHKQQIFEELQRVERELQIKGPGHWFCSAKNPVVTQQQQQQQEDSNEPDTLSSGLVCSTSGMSGNSLTHQGTSQAMSLYNAFLRGKRIAQEAQLSLAPTISETFPTTNTFPTSPPLSLATIPITSSVPSVTSNTSSATTPSPPSISTPPTVMSVSQPITTSSDVSQSTAISDRPKAKPVSKKEGKNIRKASSSVMAGKLQQQQQQQQQQQQQANLMAGLQQQYQQKQRQHTYQVQQVHQLQQLNQQLQLQLDQVQVQQQQTQPQQQQGQPQQQQSQQQQSQSQQQTGVVTANGNNILMPTQLMSHLHPTHTHHLHDQQTTQQNLTEQADPELARLHRDGACPFVAAAQKAKALCTSESVIKLEDGTHIPLDDAFEIFRSISFDDTVDVATEDQEKLELKRLEVTNGKDSQQPQQQQQQQQQQQQHLQTTQIVQQTTSPYTSQEYFTNPVLPTLPSLQVTSAGVQIQADISADLQLTAFPTQALPAVSEARGIIDSISYQTNGYTQSTACSTNQVQVATQTQAPATTTAATIVSSDKKQVYTAPTTGKGKKGKYPLLSQQPSCQQQQTANTQQQTPNFPSQNYQLDPTTVAGQYTTGVPTVGSYATSQVPPAPFSCMDVDSETDSNHDTALTLACAGGHEELVELLLSRGADIEHRDKKGFTPLILAATAGHQKVVEILLNHGADIEAQSERTKDTPLSLACSGGRYEVVELLLNRGANKEHRNVSDYTPLSLAASGGYVNIIKLLLSHGAEINSRTGSKLGISPLMLAAMNGHVAAVKLLLDMGSDINAQIETNRNTALTLACFQGRHEVVSLLLDRKANVEHRAKTGLTPLMEAASGGYVEVGRVLLTKGADVNATPVPSSRDTALTIAADKGHCRFVELLLSRGTQVEVKNKKGNSPLWLAANGGHLNVVDLLYHAGADIDSQDNRKVSCLMAAFRKGHIKVVKWMVNHVTQFPSDQEMTRYIATVSDKELLEKCQECVKVIRAAKETQAAKANKNATILLEELDMEKTREESKKAAAARRRERKKKKKLEKKEEKRKLHEEYKKNETNYEDKEENGKKSGDEECDRADDSEHETGDSCERMDSMPSPVNRSPEDPYREEGDSGIDANSQGSCSSNDVKAREKKKEKKKKKTNNSTNNEKDTSPQRSPKSVVTQSTTLSQNSITPTKSQNNASEKRIINNASNTVSVSATSITMSSRSSTVNCNERKLKGQLVFESSRHPADREDFEATGNETYVPGKGKKSYNNQYDGDALNTSTKTNNTTSPKQGGKREEGWKEVVRKGQSDDSGRFMNSPFRSKKVSVPPNAISRVIGRGGSNINAIRGATGAHIEVEKQSKCQGERIITIKGSSDATKQAHTLIAALIKDPDVDILQMLPKSKLAVVTTSSWDKTISTVASSKAKLGPINKPLSLTSSSSSTQINKSNYTSGVSTVNQLIPLRSSSTIKLAGAFPTPLPRATAPRLVAAAEKRAQAVAAQMASSSNTKTTMSYTSAIMTAGRATKIVTTSTTQTFAAKLSEITASTHTSTTVMQSTHTTVNKQKSLQANTVTVVSATAAAMAQTSSQQSAVNTSPKHCRPLPTLSAPPTMVSHYSGKSTYSPGSNAAVSPATSTVVAYCSESTVTSTCSNSSIRVSPSPPISSQCQQQLQQQQQQQQQQQQQQQQQQQQQQQQQQQQQQQQQQQQQARSSPPIASTIQEQQQQQQQQQQTNNTPLEYSLFNDTFTKVTQQSMWGGRENESQKGMNFATVAGGGGVSVNISGSSSSKFIDNVPPQVDASKAPGYRGTTMCSPVSSKSNNTTNTNVTSIGSGGVSSNTGHNPIQPPQFQSSGNYSEHPLSNKPPGSLAVARPVIPQQNIEMGAAMGAQFSRPVFQGELTGTRNTTTHQPHVIASTSQPTLDVGLFKGNNIGYEHPNVNSSLLKMVPNEGQGHPLLPFHPHMQNFTQTISPSASVNTTVSMSRLNPRAPDFSSSLHLNSKPQVTMFNAGSPAAGMHPNMFATVPPPPPSAIQSNNLAMLGNFPLGKYQAPSRATPGNTGISTNGQTRWPFAPPHNNYPPHQDPMISQISFSNHLANITAQPGSIDLITSLENGGSPAISPSSPAQVAQEMNQLKIEDRKVPRPIGTERAWKNYATAGMGPGGDADSINWMLNNEKLVGSWASLAPGIDRHQMFRSNATYNRISNVDAELHQMMESSFQGHVDTQQQPFPNGSATTLSLMPGLTLLPGQFGTPTLTEIPPNETNKMDPPAWGIPDAVQDKQHPAWNKWTH